In Enterobacter sp. 638, a single window of DNA contains:
- the cas1f gene encoding type I-F CRISPR-associated endonuclease Cas1f, with the protein MSVNGITPSDLKTILHSKRANIYYLEKCRVQVNGGRVEYVTQEGKDSFYWNIPIANTTAVMLGMGTSVTQMAMREFARAGVMVGFCGTDGTPLYSANEVDIDVSWFCPQSEYRPTSYLQNWVSFWFDEQKRLQAAKQFQYIRLQQIEKYWLASKKQRDKSFHPDSQNLKNSLERARLAMESANDHTTLMLQEAQLTKSLYKLVSQTVGYGHFTRAKRGGGVDMANRFLDQGNYLAYGLAAVATWVTGIPHGLAVMHGKTRRGGLVFDIADLIKDALVMPQAFLAAMEGEDNQMFRQRCINAFQQADALDLMISSLQETAEGSALR; encoded by the coding sequence ATGTCTGTAAATGGAATTACGCCTTCGGATCTCAAAACCATTCTCCATTCAAAACGTGCCAATATTTATTATCTGGAAAAATGTCGTGTTCAGGTCAACGGTGGGCGAGTGGAGTATGTTACACAGGAAGGTAAAGATTCTTTTTACTGGAACATCCCTATTGCCAATACTACGGCAGTCATGCTCGGAATGGGTACGTCGGTCACTCAAATGGCGATGCGGGAATTTGCTCGCGCAGGGGTTATGGTCGGCTTTTGTGGCACGGACGGTACACCGCTTTATTCGGCTAACGAAGTGGATATTGATGTTTCCTGGTTTTGTCCACAAAGTGAATATCGACCTACCAGCTATTTACAGAATTGGGTGTCATTCTGGTTTGATGAGCAAAAAAGGCTGCAAGCCGCAAAACAATTCCAGTATATCCGGTTGCAACAAATCGAAAAATATTGGCTGGCATCAAAAAAACAGCGTGATAAATCATTTCATCCAGACAGTCAAAATCTGAAAAATAGTCTTGAACGCGCCAGACTGGCAATGGAATCTGCAAACGATCACACCACGCTGATGCTTCAGGAAGCACAGCTGACCAAATCGCTTTATAAACTGGTTAGCCAAACCGTTGGCTATGGCCATTTTACTCGCGCTAAACGTGGCGGTGGCGTGGATATGGCAAACCGCTTTCTCGATCAGGGAAATTATCTGGCCTACGGGCTGGCCGCTGTCGCCACATGGGTAACGGGAATACCGCATGGTCTTGCGGTGATGCACGGCAAAACCCGTCGCGGCGGGTTGGTATTCGATATTGCGGATTTGATTAAGGACGCGCTTGTCATGCCGCAGGCATTCCTGGCTGCCATGGAAGGCGAGGATAATCAAATGTTTCGCCAGCGATGCATAAATGCTTTTCAGCAGGCTGACGCCCTGGACCTCATGATTTCCTCCCTTCAGGAAACGGCGGAAGGGAGTGCGCTGCGATGA
- the csy3 gene encoding type I-F CRISPR-associated protein Csy3, translating to MAKAPTAVKTASVLAFERKLATSDAVMFSGHWQSERWQPIRIQEKAVRGTISNRLKNAVASDPAKLDSEIQKANLQRVDVAALPADADTLQVKFTLRVLGNLSTPSVCNDRIYQTELQQVIDGYISEHGFAELAHRYATNLANGRFLWRNRIGAEKITVKVKGSKLWEFDAHDFALRDFTAKDDKLKELAKEIEKGLCDKGFVLLNVEAQVLLGAGQEIFPSQELVLDSNSTKSRLLYQVDNVAGMHSQKIGNAVRTIDTWHSYVDELGAIAVEPYGSVTSRGVACRQPKEKMDFYTLLDNWVTKGQTPDVDQQHYVMAVLIRGGVFGEKSE from the coding sequence ATGGCAAAGGCTCCAACCGCCGTCAAAACGGCTTCTGTACTGGCATTTGAACGCAAGCTGGCAACTTCTGACGCCGTCATGTTTTCAGGTCACTGGCAAAGCGAACGCTGGCAGCCCATTCGTATCCAGGAAAAAGCAGTGCGCGGCACGATATCCAATCGCCTGAAAAATGCCGTCGCCAGCGATCCGGCTAAGCTGGATTCGGAAATCCAAAAGGCGAATTTACAGCGCGTTGATGTGGCGGCATTACCTGCAGACGCAGATACGCTGCAGGTAAAATTCACGCTTCGTGTGCTGGGAAATCTCTCTACGCCGTCCGTATGCAATGACCGGATTTATCAGACTGAATTACAGCAGGTCATTGATGGCTATATCAGCGAGCATGGATTTGCCGAACTCGCGCATCGATATGCAACAAATCTGGCGAATGGCCGTTTTTTATGGCGCAACCGCATTGGCGCAGAAAAAATCACCGTGAAGGTGAAAGGGAGCAAACTCTGGGAGTTTGACGCACATGATTTTGCACTCCGCGATTTTACGGCCAAAGATGACAAGCTGAAAGAGCTGGCAAAGGAGATTGAAAAGGGTTTATGCGATAAGGGGTTTGTTTTGTTGAATGTCGAAGCGCAGGTACTTTTGGGCGCAGGGCAAGAGATTTTTCCGTCGCAGGAGCTGGTGTTGGACAGTAACAGCACCAAGAGCCGCCTGTTGTATCAGGTTGATAATGTCGCGGGAATGCACTCGCAGAAAATCGGTAATGCGGTGCGCACAATTGACACCTGGCATTCTTATGTCGATGAGTTGGGGGCGATTGCTGTTGAGCCGTATGGATCGGTGACCAGCCGCGGCGTTGCCTGTCGTCAGCCAAAAGAGAAAATGGATTTTTATACCTTGCTTGATAATTGGGTGACAAAAGGACAGACGCCGGACGTAGATCAGCAGCATTACGTTATGGCAGTGCTTATTCGAGGTGGCGTATTTGGTGAGAAGAGCGAATAA
- the cspD gene encoding cold shock-like protein CspD, producing the protein MEMGTVKWFNNAKGFGFICPEGGGEDIFAHYSTIQMDGYRTLKAGQSVQFDVHLGPKGNHASVIVPIEAEAVA; encoded by the coding sequence ATGGAAATGGGTACTGTTAAGTGGTTCAACAACGCCAAAGGGTTCGGGTTTATCTGCCCTGAAGGCGGCGGCGAAGATATCTTCGCTCATTATTCCACCATCCAGATGGATGGTTACAGAACGCTAAAAGCCGGGCAGTCGGTTCAGTTTGATGTTCACCTGGGGCCAAAAGGCAATCATGCCAGCGTCATTGTGCCCATCGAAGCAGAAGCCGTTGCATAG
- the csy1 gene encoding type I-F CRISPR-associated protein Csy1 has protein sequence MSEATLTAFIAEYIAGRRQTKLEAFDKEAAKRNDADIYALAVERHELELRYEPAAWLTDAAKRAGQISLVTHVAKFAHGDSRSSSILIEKQDLEGYLNSSTIPSLIIDASGNAAALDVAKFLQIKIDGYSLLDRIRSGNYTALEYYAKNTHQLEKWVSGFLSAVNITKVSSHKLAKQIYFPVGTGYHLLVPLFSTSFAHEIYHIFKSNYFSEETKVARKALRDKSWHSGTVIFYPEMLKMHFGGSNPQGISALNTARRGEMHLLSCEPPKDKVIKTPPRMIKSIFAVPGSFNNKAAPLINHLTDLLSGKTSKRGAHLHKFRDDLLLQISNLLFDASSGLQRKEWQGWTTQCPDLVRHQKLWLDPWQSKIDEDFKFEREKGDWKELVIKDFSLWVNYRLGESLSDIGETERREWERNVDLLRYLRLSEKMIEWELK, from the coding sequence ATGTCTGAAGCCACACTGACGGCTTTTATTGCTGAATATATTGCCGGGCGACGGCAAACTAAGCTGGAAGCGTTTGATAAAGAGGCCGCTAAGCGCAACGATGCCGATATTTATGCGCTTGCTGTAGAGCGTCATGAGCTTGAACTTCGCTATGAGCCAGCAGCCTGGCTAACGGATGCTGCGAAGCGAGCCGGGCAAATTAGCCTTGTTACCCATGTTGCTAAATTCGCGCATGGCGATTCAAGAAGTTCAAGCATACTAATTGAAAAACAGGATTTAGAAGGATATTTGAATAGCTCAACAATACCATCTTTAATTATTGATGCTTCCGGTAACGCAGCAGCATTAGATGTCGCAAAGTTTCTTCAAATTAAAATCGATGGTTATTCACTACTGGATAGAATCAGGTCTGGTAATTATACAGCATTAGAATACTATGCAAAAAATACACATCAACTGGAGAAATGGGTTAGTGGCTTTTTAAGTGCAGTTAATATAACTAAAGTTTCATCACATAAGTTGGCTAAGCAAATTTATTTCCCAGTCGGTACCGGCTATCATTTGCTAGTGCCATTGTTCTCAACTTCCTTTGCTCATGAAATTTATCACATTTTTAAATCTAATTATTTTAGTGAGGAAACCAAGGTTGCGAGGAAAGCATTGCGGGATAAATCATGGCATTCTGGTACTGTTATTTTTTATCCGGAAATGCTAAAGATGCATTTTGGCGGTTCTAATCCACAAGGTATTTCTGCCTTAAATACTGCCAGGCGTGGGGAAATGCATCTTTTGTCTTGTGAACCACCCAAAGATAAAGTAATTAAAACACCACCAAGGATGATTAAGTCGATTTTTGCAGTTCCTGGTTCTTTTAATAATAAGGCAGCGCCGTTGATTAACCACTTAACAGATTTATTGTCGGGTAAAACATCCAAGCGTGGTGCTCATCTTCATAAATTCAGAGATGATTTATTATTGCAAATTAGTAATTTACTTTTTGATGCGTCTTCAGGATTGCAACGTAAGGAATGGCAAGGCTGGACAACACAATGCCCTGATTTAGTTAGGCATCAAAAACTTTGGCTTGACCCTTGGCAATCAAAAATAGATGAAGATTTCAAATTTGAAAGAGAAAAAGGGGATTGGAAAGAATTAGTTATTAAGGATTTTTCATTGTGGGTGAATTACCGTTTAGGTGAATCACTTTCAGATATAGGTGAAACAGAAAGGAGAGAATGGGAAAGAAACGTAGATCTCCTAAGATATTTAAGATTAAGTGAAAAAATGATTGAATGGGAGTTGAAATGA
- the clpA gene encoding ATP-dependent Clp protease ATP-binding subunit ClpA, with translation MLNQELELSLNMAFARAREHRHEFMTVEHLLLALLSNPSAREALEACSVDLVALRQELEAFIEQTTPVLPVSEEERDTQPTLSFQRVLQRAVFHVQSSGRNEVTGANVLVAIFSEQESQAAYLLRKHEVSRLDVVNFISHGTRKDEPNQASDSSSQASNPEEQAGGEDRMENFTTNLNQLARVGGIDPLIGRDKELERAIQVLCRRRKNNPLLVGESGVGKTAIAEGLAWRIVQGDVPEIMSDCTIYSLDIGSLLAGTKYRGDFEKRFKALLKQLEQDTSSILFIDEIHTIIGAGAASGGQVDAANLIKPLLSSGKIRVMGSTTYQEFSNIFEKDRALARRFQKIDITEPSVEETVQIINGLKPKYEAHHDVRYTAKAVRAAVELAVKYINDRHLPDKAIDVIDEAGARARLMPISKRKKTVNVADIESVVARIARIPEKSVSQSDRDTLRTLGNRLKMLVFGQDKAIEALTEAIKMARAGLGHEHKPVGSFLFAGPTGVGKTEVTVQLSKALGIELLRFDMSEYMERHTVSRLIGAPPGYVGFDQGGLLTDAVIKHPHAVLLLDEIEKAHPDVFNILLQVMDNGTLTDNNGRKADFRNVVLVMTTNAGVRETERKSIGLIHQDNSTDAMEEIKKIFTPEFRNRLDNIIWFDHLSTEVIHQVVDKFIVELQVQLDQKGVSLEVSQEARNWLAEKGYDRAMGARPMARAIQDNLKKPLANELLFGSLVDGGQVTVALDQAKGELTYDFQSAAKHKPEAAH, from the coding sequence ATGCTCAATCAAGAACTGGAACTCAGTTTAAACATGGCTTTCGCCAGAGCGCGTGAGCACCGACATGAGTTTATGACTGTCGAGCACCTGCTTCTGGCACTGCTCAGCAACCCATCTGCCCGTGAAGCGCTGGAAGCGTGTTCTGTGGATCTGGTGGCGTTACGTCAGGAACTCGAAGCCTTCATCGAACAAACGACACCGGTGCTGCCCGTCAGTGAAGAGGAGCGCGACACTCAGCCGACGCTCAGCTTCCAGCGCGTATTGCAGCGCGCGGTGTTCCACGTCCAGTCTTCTGGTCGTAACGAAGTGACCGGCGCAAACGTGTTGGTTGCCATCTTCAGTGAGCAGGAGTCGCAAGCGGCGTATTTGCTGCGCAAACACGAAGTCAGCCGACTCGACGTGGTCAACTTTATCTCTCACGGAACGCGAAAAGACGAGCCGAATCAGGCGTCAGATTCCAGCAGTCAGGCGAGCAATCCTGAAGAGCAAGCAGGCGGGGAGGATCGTATGGAAAACTTCACCACCAACCTTAATCAGCTTGCTCGCGTTGGCGGAATCGATCCGCTGATAGGCCGCGACAAAGAGCTGGAACGCGCGATTCAGGTGCTGTGCCGTCGCCGCAAAAACAACCCGCTGCTGGTGGGTGAATCGGGCGTGGGTAAAACCGCGATTGCCGAAGGGCTGGCCTGGCGTATCGTGCAGGGCGACGTTCCGGAAATCATGTCAGATTGCACCATCTACTCGCTGGATATCGGTTCACTGCTGGCGGGTACAAAATATCGCGGTGATTTCGAAAAACGTTTCAAAGCCTTGCTGAAACAGCTGGAACAAGACACCAGCAGCATCCTGTTTATCGATGAAATCCATACCATTATCGGTGCGGGCGCGGCGTCTGGCGGCCAGGTGGATGCGGCTAACCTGATTAAACCGCTGCTGTCGAGCGGTAAGATCCGCGTGATGGGCTCGACGACGTACCAGGAATTCAGCAACATTTTCGAGAAAGACCGTGCATTAGCGCGTCGCTTCCAGAAAATTGATATTACTGAGCCGTCCGTTGAAGAAACGGTCCAGATCATCAACGGCCTGAAACCGAAGTACGAAGCGCACCACGACGTGCGTTATACCGCGAAAGCGGTGCGTGCGGCAGTGGAGCTGGCGGTGAAATACATTAATGATCGTCATCTGCCGGATAAAGCGATTGATGTGATCGACGAAGCGGGCGCGCGTGCGCGTCTGATGCCGATCAGCAAGCGCAAGAAAACCGTCAACGTAGCGGACATTGAATCCGTGGTGGCGCGTATTGCGCGTATCCCTGAGAAGAGCGTTTCTCAGAGCGATCGCGACACGCTGCGTACCCTCGGCAATCGCCTGAAAATGCTGGTCTTCGGGCAGGATAAAGCGATTGAAGCTCTAACCGAAGCCATCAAAATGGCGCGTGCGGGACTGGGCCACGAACATAAACCCGTCGGTTCCTTCCTGTTCGCCGGTCCGACCGGTGTGGGGAAAACCGAGGTGACGGTTCAGCTTTCCAAAGCTCTCGGCATTGAACTGCTGCGTTTCGATATGTCCGAGTATATGGAGCGCCATACCGTTAGCCGTTTGATCGGTGCGCCTCCGGGATACGTGGGCTTTGATCAGGGCGGTTTGCTTACCGATGCGGTGATCAAACATCCACATGCGGTGCTGCTGCTTGATGAAATCGAGAAAGCGCACCCGGACGTGTTCAATATCCTGCTGCAGGTGATGGACAACGGCACGCTGACCGATAACAACGGGCGCAAAGCGGACTTCCGCAATGTGGTGCTGGTGATGACCACCAACGCCGGTGTGCGTGAAACCGAGCGTAAATCAATCGGCCTGATCCACCAGGATAACAGCACCGATGCGATGGAAGAGATCAAGAAGATCTTTACGCCGGAATTCCGTAACCGTCTGGATAACATTATCTGGTTCGATCACTTGTCTACCGAGGTGATTCACCAGGTTGTGGACAAGTTCATCGTCGAGTTGCAGGTTCAGCTTGATCAGAAAGGCGTATCGCTGGAAGTGAGCCAGGAGGCCCGCAACTGGCTGGCCGAGAAAGGCTACGACCGTGCGATGGGCGCGCGTCCAATGGCGCGAGCCATTCAGGATAACCTGAAAAAACCGCTGGCTAACGAACTGCTGTTTGGTTCTTTAGTGGACGGCGGGCAGGTGACTGTGGCGCTGGATCAGGCGAAGGGCGAACTGACGTATGACTTCCAGAGTGCGGCGAAGCACAAGCCGGAAGCAGCACACTAA
- the csy2 gene encoding type I-F CRISPR-associated protein Csy2 has protein sequence MSSIILLRRIRVENANAVAGLTYGFPSITHFLGFTHLLSRKLPDDGLILNNCAVICHDHHVHKYSVGWDNHFSLTRNPLRKDARPASFNEEGRMHMTVSLLIECHGEIANGEYGQQALTEYLRQICPTLRLAGGIIIDIQDITVLDMPTTENELCDLQWRLMPGFVLRDRSAWLVEHHQSLLANNPQTTLLDAWLDFAALKMQAETPEEGDINEGDSAQWKHIPKPKPGYLVPLMTGYQRISELYAPGVVANARDDQTPFAFTEAVYGVGEWCGLHRIKSLEEIFWRYHTTETGYYCQGADAPLATQHQN, from the coding sequence ATGAGCTCAATTATTTTACTAAGGCGAATACGTGTTGAAAATGCAAATGCGGTGGCGGGGTTAACTTACGGTTTTCCATCCATAACACATTTTCTTGGGTTCACACATTTATTATCTCGTAAGCTTCCGGATGATGGCTTAATACTTAATAATTGTGCGGTTATTTGTCATGATCATCATGTTCATAAGTATTCTGTCGGCTGGGATAATCATTTTTCATTGACCCGTAATCCACTAAGAAAAGATGCGCGGCCAGCCTCCTTTAATGAAGAAGGCCGCATGCATATGACCGTTTCGCTGCTGATCGAGTGCCACGGTGAAATTGCCAACGGGGAATACGGTCAGCAGGCTCTCACGGAATATCTTCGGCAGATTTGCCCCACGTTGCGGCTGGCGGGTGGAATCATTATCGATATTCAGGATATTACGGTTTTGGATATGCCCACCACTGAAAATGAGCTTTGCGATTTGCAATGGCGTTTGATGCCGGGTTTTGTTCTGCGCGATCGCAGTGCGTGGCTGGTGGAGCACCATCAATCATTACTGGCTAACAATCCGCAGACCACCTTACTGGATGCGTGGCTTGATTTTGCGGCGCTAAAAATGCAGGCAGAAACACCAGAAGAAGGTGATATCAACGAGGGCGATTCGGCGCAATGGAAACATATACCTAAACCCAAACCCGGTTATCTGGTTCCGCTGATGACCGGTTATCAGCGTATTTCTGAGCTCTATGCGCCGGGTGTCGTCGCCAATGCGCGCGATGATCAGACGCCGTTCGCTTTTACCGAAGCGGTTTATGGGGTGGGTGAGTGGTGCGGACTGCACCGCATCAAATCGCTGGAAGAGATCTTCTGGCGTTATCACACCACCGAAACCGGCTATTACTGCCAGGGCGCGGATGCACCGTTGGCAACTCAACATCAAAACTGA
- the clpS gene encoding ATP-dependent Clp protease adapter ClpS codes for MSKKNDWLDFDQLAEDKVRDALKPPSMYKVMLMNDDYTPMEFVIDVLQKFFSYDVERATQLMLTVHYRGKAICGIFTAEVAETKVAMVNEYARENEHPLLCTLEKA; via the coding sequence ATGAGTAAGAAGAACGACTGGCTGGATTTTGACCAGCTGGCGGAAGATAAAGTGCGCGACGCGCTAAAACCGCCATCTATGTATAAAGTTATGTTAATGAACGATGATTACACGCCGATGGAATTTGTTATTGACGTGCTACAAAAGTTCTTTTCTTATGATGTTGAACGTGCAACGCAACTGATGCTTACCGTTCACTATCGTGGCAAAGCCATCTGCGGCATTTTTACCGCCGAAGTGGCCGAAACCAAAGTGGCGATGGTGAACGAATATGCCAGGGAGAATGAGCATCCGTTGCTGTGTACGCTGGAAAAAGCCTGA
- the cas3f gene encoding type I-F CRISPR-associated helicase Cas3f gives MNVLIISRCTKNARVESCRIVDQFAERTGNAAWQTVITLEGVNTLRKLLRKTARRNTAVACHWLKKNGQTELLWIVGNLRRFNAQGRVPTNRTTSDVVKSGAEHGWHSAESIALLAAIAGLFHDFGKAGRCFQQTLKGASKHLCQPFRHEWISVRLFQAFVDKKTDAEWLSELTNLKASDETVIMNALVTDTSSKSDSPLSTLPPLAKTVAWLMLSHHRLPQALSSRPQLEYCTGWMDRQLNADWNSLNHKISDSHKWTDRDFKQVWQFPEGTPLRSAVWREKARQIGKRARNAVSLLHFGSLENSFTVHMARLSLMLADHFYSSQPPSVVWQQDNYDVWANSDRHTKQLKQKLDEHNTGVAHHALLLGRSLPQIRRSLPAITRHKTFRERAKDARFQWQNRAWDVALALRDRSAEQGFFGVNMASTGCGKTFANARIMYALASEQEGCRFSVALGLRTLTLQTGQALQSRLGLDDDTLAVVTGSAAVRDLFQQGHDDEDTSSASDEAFFASHHYVHYEGSTSNGVVQQWLAAEPALNRLVSAPVLVTTVDHLMPATEGVRGGRQIPAMLRLLTSDLVLDEPDDFDIDDLHALCRLVNWAGMLGSRVLLSSATLPPALTEALFEAYRKGREAYQAACGIPGKPVNICCAWFDEYGAQSQEACDETVFRQAHNQFVAHRARHLLEQPRLRFGKLAKIEPASDIIKTVASTLYQHMLALHQHHHTVHHCGKTVSLGLIRMANINPLVDVAQSLMAMPALENYCIHYCVYHSQHPLAVRSSIEKRLDAAFTRHDPQHIWHLPEVKQALASPFQHHLFVVVGTSVLEVGRDFDADWGIIEPSSMRSLIQFAGRIQRHRQQLPESENVVILSRNIRALQGKTIAYCKPGFETNEHLFPHHDLADLLPDANFQHINAIPRIVDDVTDNAFASLEHTRLRAALLDGGDKRDVIAAQWWRLPLTWNGELQRRTPFRHASPQESFFLTMDQDDDTPVFCLMQSDGVLKPSHLFREHSFLLAERVQAWFAVDYQAVLLELAESKNMELHAVSRRYGEITLPVGKENATEQWRYHPILGVFRE, from the coding sequence ATGAACGTTCTGATTATTTCCCGGTGCACCAAAAATGCCCGCGTAGAGAGCTGTCGGATAGTTGATCAGTTTGCAGAACGAACGGGGAATGCCGCCTGGCAAACCGTGATTACGCTGGAAGGGGTCAATACACTCAGAAAGTTGCTGCGTAAAACGGCGCGCCGCAATACGGCGGTGGCCTGTCACTGGCTTAAAAAGAACGGACAAACAGAATTATTATGGATTGTCGGTAATCTTCGCCGGTTTAATGCGCAGGGGCGTGTACCCACTAACCGCACGACGTCAGATGTGGTCAAAAGCGGGGCTGAACATGGCTGGCACAGCGCAGAAAGCATTGCGTTACTGGCCGCCATTGCTGGACTTTTTCATGATTTTGGCAAGGCAGGGCGCTGTTTTCAGCAGACCTTGAAAGGCGCCAGTAAGCATCTTTGCCAGCCTTTTCGTCATGAGTGGATTTCAGTGCGTCTATTTCAGGCATTTGTGGATAAAAAAACGGATGCAGAATGGCTCTCAGAGCTAACGAATCTGAAGGCATCTGATGAAACTGTCATCATGAATGCGCTTGTCACGGATACATCCTCGAAAAGTGACAGCCCGCTCAGCACGTTGCCGCCGCTGGCGAAGACCGTCGCCTGGCTGATGCTGTCGCATCACCGTTTGCCGCAGGCGTTATCGTCGAGGCCGCAACTGGAATATTGTACCGGCTGGATGGACAGGCAACTCAACGCTGACTGGAACTCACTGAATCACAAAATCAGCGACTCGCACAAATGGACAGATCGCGATTTTAAGCAGGTGTGGCAATTTCCTGAAGGTACGCCTCTGCGAAGCGCTGTCTGGCGTGAAAAAGCCAGGCAGATTGGCAAGCGAGCCAGGAATGCGGTTTCGCTCCTTCACTTTGGCTCGCTTGAAAACAGTTTTACCGTCCATATGGCGCGGCTGTCGCTGATGCTGGCCGATCATTTTTACTCCTCTCAGCCACCGTCTGTCGTCTGGCAGCAGGACAACTATGACGTCTGGGCCAACAGCGATCGCCACACCAAACAGCTGAAACAAAAGCTGGATGAGCACAACACTGGTGTCGCGCATCATGCTTTGTTGTTAGGACGTTCTTTACCACAGATACGTCGTTCGTTACCTGCGATAACCCGTCATAAAACCTTTCGCGAACGGGCAAAAGATGCGCGTTTTCAGTGGCAAAACCGGGCCTGGGATGTCGCGTTAGCTTTACGTGATCGCAGTGCAGAGCAGGGCTTTTTTGGTGTCAATATGGCCTCTACCGGCTGCGGTAAAACTTTCGCCAATGCCCGCATTATGTATGCCCTCGCCAGTGAACAGGAGGGTTGCCGGTTCAGCGTTGCTCTTGGTTTGCGTACACTAACGTTGCAAACCGGGCAGGCGCTGCAGTCTCGTCTAGGTCTGGATGACGATACGCTCGCGGTCGTGACAGGGTCCGCCGCCGTGCGTGACCTCTTCCAGCAGGGACACGATGATGAGGATACCAGCAGCGCCAGCGACGAGGCATTTTTTGCCAGTCATCACTACGTGCACTATGAAGGCAGCACCAGTAACGGTGTTGTTCAGCAATGGCTGGCCGCGGAGCCGGCACTGAATCGTCTGGTTAGCGCGCCGGTGCTGGTGACGACTGTTGACCATCTGATGCCCGCGACCGAAGGCGTGCGAGGCGGCAGGCAGATCCCGGCAATGCTACGTCTGTTGACCAGCGATCTGGTTCTTGATGAGCCGGATGATTTCGATATCGATGATTTGCACGCTTTGTGTCGGTTGGTGAACTGGGCGGGAATGCTCGGCTCTCGCGTGTTGCTCTCGTCTGCAACGTTACCGCCGGCGTTAACAGAAGCTTTATTCGAAGCCTATAGGAAAGGACGTGAAGCCTATCAGGCTGCCTGCGGCATTCCTGGAAAACCGGTCAATATTTGCTGCGCGTGGTTCGACGAATATGGCGCGCAGTCGCAAGAGGCTTGCGATGAGACGGTATTTCGACAAGCTCATAATCAGTTTGTAGCCCATCGCGCGCGACATTTACTGGAACAACCCCGCCTGCGCTTTGGCAAGTTGGCAAAAATAGAGCCAGCTTCTGACATCATTAAAACGGTGGCGAGCACGCTTTATCAGCACATGCTGGCGCTACATCAGCACCATCACACCGTTCATCACTGTGGAAAAACGGTGTCGTTGGGTTTGATTCGCATGGCGAATATCAACCCGCTTGTTGACGTGGCACAGTCGCTTATGGCGATGCCTGCGCTAGAAAATTACTGCATCCATTATTGCGTTTACCATAGTCAGCATCCGCTGGCGGTACGGTCGAGTATTGAGAAACGGCTGGATGCGGCATTTACCCGTCACGATCCGCAACATATCTGGCACTTACCGGAAGTGAAACAGGCGCTCGCATCGCCCTTTCAACATCATCTCTTTGTGGTGGTGGGGACATCCGTGCTGGAGGTTGGGCGCGATTTTGACGCTGACTGGGGCATTATCGAGCCCAGTTCGATGCGCTCACTCATTCAATTTGCTGGGCGTATTCAGCGCCACCGCCAACAACTCCCGGAGAGTGAAAATGTGGTGATCCTGAGTCGTAATATCCGTGCGCTACAGGGTAAAACCATCGCGTACTGCAAGCCGGGTTTTGAGACGAATGAACATCTTTTTCCACATCATGATTTAGCTGATCTGCTGCCCGACGCCAATTTTCAGCACATCAACGCTATCCCGCGCATTGTGGACGATGTAACTGATAACGCGTTTGCCAGCCTTGAACATACCCGGTTGCGTGCCGCGTTACTTGATGGGGGCGATAAACGTGACGTTATTGCCGCCCAGTGGTGGCGCTTACCGCTGACATGGAATGGCGAATTACAGAGACGTACGCCTTTTCGCCATGCTTCGCCACAGGAATCATTTTTCCTGACCATGGATCAGGATGACGATACGCCTGTTTTTTGTCTGATGCAGAGTGATGGCGTGCTGAAACCCTCGCATCTGTTTCGCGAACATTCGTTTTTACTGGCTGAAAGAGTGCAGGCGTGGTTTGCCGTTGATTATCAGGCGGTTCTACTTGAGCTGGCAGAATCAAAAAATATGGAACTTCACGCGGTATCACGACGGTATGGCGAAATAACATTACCCGTTGGTAAAGAGAACGCCACGGAGCAATGGCGATATCACCCGATTTTGGGTGTGTTTAGGGAATAA